Proteins encoded in a region of the Panicum hallii strain FIL2 chromosome 3, PHallii_v3.1, whole genome shotgun sequence genome:
- the LOC112887345 gene encoding late embryogenesis abundant protein Lea14-A-like: MASEHAEPKQKQSLMDKAKGFVADKIAHIPKPEASLDSVSFKSMSRECITLHSSVNVSNPYDHRLPICEVTYTLKCAGKVVASGTIPDPGWIAASDTTKLEIPAKVPYDFLISLMKDVGRDWDIDYELQVGLTIDLPIIGNFTMPLSTSGEFKLPTLKDMF, from the exons ATGGCGAGCGAGCACGCGGAGCCGAAGCAGAAGCAGAGCCTGATGGACAAGGCCAAGGGGTTCGTGGCGGACAAGATCGCGCACATCCCCAAGCCGGAGGCGTCGCTCGACAGCGTCTCCTTCAAGAGCATGAGCCGCGAGTGCATCACCCTGCACAGCAGCGTCAACGTCTCCAACCCCTACGACCACCGCCTCCCCATCTGCGAGGTCACCTACACCCTCAAGTGCGCCGGCAA GGTTGTGGCGTCCGGCACCATACCCGACCCCGGCTGGATCGCCGCCAGCGACACCACCAAGCTGGAGATCCCGGCCAAGGTGCCCTACGACTTCCTCATCTCGCTCATGAAGGACGTGGGCAGAGACTGGGACATCGACTACGAGCTCCAGGTCGGGCTCACCATCGACCTCCCCATCATCGGAAACTTCACCATGCCGCTCTCCACCAGCGGCGAGTTTAAGCTCCCAACCCTCAAGGACATGTTCTAA
- the LOC112887344 gene encoding WRKY transcription factor 22-like codes for MECSTNDWDLQAVVRSCGTAACGSDGSSEAAPPPPRPEEARSGIISNVVGRAAAAPEFLVGRPVRPAAALRELDYLGLDHELPRAPFSITPSSERGAALDHEVLISFPAASTSGQQLMQPRKQPGRKPSVRTPRPKRSKKSQMKKVVCEVPVADGGVSTDLWAWRKYGQKPIKGSPYPRGYYKCSSLKACMARKLVERSPAKPGVLVVTYIAEHCHAVPTMLNALAGTTRHRPASPDGGCQASHGASDEACGRREEDSADASSTAADGGGAETADDENEPPWQLVDMAMDEYPLDDFLAPFDDDFDRLLEDDDGVLERRVSL; via the exons ATGGAGTGCTCCACCAACGACTGGGATCTGCAGGCCGTCGTGCGGAGCTGCGGCACGGCCGCGTGTGGCAGCGATGGTAGCTCGgaagcagcgccgccgccgccgcggccggaggAGGCTCGAAGTGGAATAATCAGCAACGTCGTCggccgtgcggcggcggccccggaGTTCCTCGTCGGGAGACCGGTgcgcccggcggcggcgttgcGGGAGCTGGACTACTTGGGCTTGGACCACGAGCTCCCGCGGGCGCCGTTCTCGATCACGCCGTCCAGTGAGCGCGGGGCTGCGCTCGACCACGAGGTGCTCATCTCTTTCCCGGCCGCCTCGACGTCCGGGCAGCAGCTTATGCAGCCGAGGAAGCAGCCCGGCCGCAAGCCGAGCGTCCGCACTCCCAGGCCAAAACGAAG CAAGAAGAGCCAGATGAAGAAGGTCGTGTGCGAGGTGCCGGTGGCCGACGGCGGCGTGTCCACGGACCTGTGGGCATGGCGCAAGTACGGCCAGAAGCCCATCAAGGGCTCGCCGTACCCACG GGGGTACTACAAGTGCAGCAGCCTCAAGGCGTGCATGGCGCGGAAGCTGGTGGAGCGCAGCCCGGCCAAGCCCGGGGTGCTCGTCGTCACGTACATCGCCGAGCACTGCCACGCGGTGCCGACGATGCTCAACGCGCTGGCCGGCACCACGCGGCACCGCCCGGCGTCCCCCGATGGCGGCTGCCAGGCGTCCCACGGCGCGTCGGACGAGGCGTGCGGCAGGCGCGAGGAGGACAGCGCCGACGCGTCCTCCACGGCCGCGGACGGAGGCGGCGCAGAGACGGCGGACGACGAGAACGAGCCGCCGTGGCAGCTGGTCGACATGGCGATGGACGAATATCCGTTGGATGACTTCCTGGCGCCGTTCGATGACGACTTCGATCGGTTGTtggaggacgacgacggcgtTCTTGAGCGCCGGGTGTCGCTGTAG
- the LOC112887572 gene encoding transcription repressor OFP8-like, giving the protein MDKSRHGVGVGGRLRQRLAQILLHSSCATTSATAFVGVASSTNAAAATVTSNAAASRQEPLPPPRCAHEQRPKPMDGRSQRRHRRRSSRALVHISIDCSARSVGAAVLPSPMPAARDVGAVKSGARKKRDGDKARSPLYSWSSSTDTDAELAPFSSDGERGQATDTRSTLFSSHSFSSDSTADFYTATGPCARPRRHKNPPRRAPPRRALRPADAFTPDKEKKMLVDRKDGAVAAAGSTAVVKRSHNPYADFRSSMVEMVAGRRLRGADALSELLVWYLSLNSPRHHPAILAAFEDVWEAVLGNDP; this is encoded by the coding sequence ATGGACAAGAGCCGCCACGGCGTGGGCGTCGGCGGCCGGCTGAGGCAGCGGCTCGCGCAGATCCTCCTTCATTCGTCCTGCGCCACCACCTCGGCCACCGCCTTCGTCGGCGTCGCCAGTAGCACCAATGCCGCGGCGGCCACCGTCACCAGTAACGCCGCGGCCTCGCGCCAGGAACCACTACCTCCCCCTCGGTGCGCGCACGAGCAGCGGCCCAAGCCCATGGACGGCAGgtcccagcgccgccaccgccgccgcagctcgcgGGCGCTTGTTCACATCTCCATCGACTGCTCCGCGCGCTCGGTCGGCGCGGCGGTTCTGCCTTCGCCgatgccggcggcgagggacgTCGGCGCCGTGAAGAGCGGCGCGCGCAAGAAGCGCGATGGCGATAAGGCACGCTCGCCGCTGTACAGCTGGTCGTCGTCCACCGACACCGACGCCGAGCTGGCGCCGTTCAGCAGCGACGGGGAGAGGGGCCAGGCAACCGACACGAGGTCGACGCTCTTCTCGTCCCACAGCTTCTCCTCCGACTCCACGGCGGACTTCTACACCGCCACCGGCCCTTGCGCCAGGCCGAGGCGGCACAAGAACCCgcctcgccgcgcgccgccgaggCGCGCGCTCAGGCCCGCCGACGCGTTCACGCCCGACAAGGAGAAGAAGATGCTGGTGGACCGCAAGGACGGcgccgtggcggccgcgggcaGCACGGCGGTGGTGAAGCGGTCGCACAACCCGTACGCCGACTTCCGGAGCTCCATGGTGGAGATGGTGGCCGGGCGGCGCCTCCGCGGCGCCGACGCGCTGAGCGAGCTTCTGGTGTGGTACCTGTCCCTGAACTCGCCGCGGCACCACCCGGCCATCCTCGCCGCCTTCGAGGACGTCTGGGAGGCCGTCCTGGGCAACGACCCCTGA